Genomic segment of Truepera radiovictrix DSM 17093:
CCAAGATGCGCCCAACGCCGCCGCGAGCGCCGCGGCGGGGGCGTAGGTCGTCCCCGGTACGAGCTCGGTCGTCGCACCGGCGACCTCGTAGCCGTTGAGGATGAGCTGCGTGGCGCGCGGCCCCTCGGCCTCCGCGGGCGTTTGGGCGAGCGCACGCGGCGCGGCGACCGTGAGCGCGCCAAAGACCCCCAAAGCGAGCAGGAGCCGCCGCGCGACGGCTAGCGACGGCGGCACGGGGCGCCTCTTGACAGGGAGCACCAACGCCTCCACCCCGTCGCCGCGCTCACCGTTTGAGCGCCCGCTCGATCTGGCGCTGCGCGTCGCGTTTGGCGGCGTCTTGGCGTTTGTCGAAACGCTTTTTGCCACGCCCCAGGGCCACCTCGAGCTTCGCCCAGCCGTTTTTGAAGTAGAGCTTCGTCGGCACCAGCGTGAGCCCCTTGCGCTCCAGGGCGCGCTGGACCTCGGCGATCTCGCGCGCTCTAAGGAGCAGCTTGCGGGGGCGCCGCGGTTCGTGGTTGTTGTAGCTCGCCTCTTTGTAAGGGGGGATGTAGAGGCCCTCGAGCCACACCTCCCCCCCGCGGACGCGGGCATACGCCTCCCCCAACGTCACCCCCCCTTGGCGCAGCGCTTTGACCTCGCTACCTGTAAGCACGAGCCCCGCTTCAAAACGTTCTAAAAGCTCGTAATCGAAGCTTGCACGGCGGTTCTGGATCATCGTTCACCTGCTTTCGGCCCCTGACGGCCGTACCGAGAGCGTTCCCTGCTACGCGCTTTGCGCCGGCAGCCCCACGAGGGGCGGGGCGCCCTGCCCGCCTAGGGGCAGCGAGATGGCTTCTCGCCGAGCGTCCTCCGGCCCTACGCGCCCTCGGGTTCGTCAAACCGGGCATCACTCATATCACTCAGTTGTACCGCGCCGCGCGCTGCAAAGCGCCACCCTCCCCGACAGCCACCCCGCTGCAGCCTTCCTGCGGCTGTCGTCATTTAGTGCAAATTTTCACAACACTCTGGCTCGTGATTTTCTTATCTACTAAAGGAGAGGCACCGCGCCCCCCGAGGCGCCCCCACCTTAGTCGAGAAACCCCGCCACGTCGCGCGGGTCGACGTCGATCCGTACGCGGGCGGCGCCCTGGTACGCCAGCGCCGGAGCGAGGGCGCTCGTCAGCCGCTCCGGCTCGGTGCGCACGAAGAGGTGGTAGCTGTAGAGGTTTTTAACGCGCGCCACGGG
This window contains:
- the smpB gene encoding SsrA-binding protein SmpB, with the translated sequence MIQNRRASFDYELLERFEAGLVLTGSEVKALRQGGVTLGEAYARVRGGEVWLEGLYIPPYKEASYNNHEPRRPRKLLLRAREIAEVQRALERKGLTLVPTKLYFKNGWAKLEVALGRGKKRFDKRQDAAKRDAQRQIERALKR